A genomic stretch from Mycobacterium cookii includes:
- a CDS encoding FeoA family protein, whose translation MRTPPQSTRDQSDSVIVLAQLAPGRHATVVGTVPQANPAVANRLGQLGFRAQARVDVIRRAPLGDPTVYRVQDTELCLRRREAELIEVALEAPR comes from the coding sequence ATGCGTACTCCGCCACAGAGCACACGCGATCAATCCGACTCGGTGATCGTGCTTGCCCAGTTGGCGCCCGGACGGCACGCCACCGTGGTCGGCACTGTCCCGCAGGCCAACCCTGCAGTGGCCAATCGCCTGGGGCAGTTGGGTTTTCGAGCCCAGGCCCGCGTCGACGTGATCCGGCGCGCACCGCTCGGCGACCCGACCGTGTACCGGGTGCAAGACACCGAACTATGCCTGCGGCGCCGTGAGGCCGAACTGATCGAAGTCGCCCTGGAAGCACCCCGATGA
- the mutA gene encoding methylmalonyl-CoA mutase small subunit encodes MSVDVSAEPADLAQGRARWRTAVAGVLAKSTRRGADELGPEPEEMLETPTYEGFAIRALYTALDELPEPPLPGEWPYLRGGDALRDVKSGWKVAEAIPAGKVAGVAAEEVNAAVLAGLAEGVSALLIRVGESGVAPAQLAKVLEGVYLSMAPVVIDAGADYRAAFDVLRELVAEVEPDQRALLSIDLGADPLTAALSDRPTPSVDEVVAVAKQVAGERGVRAITVDGPAFHNLGANATWELAGSIGAAVSYLRVLTESGLPAGDALRQISFRLAADDDQFLTIAKMRALRQLWARVAEVVGEPDGGAAVLHAETSLPMMTQRDPWVNMLRTTLAAFGAGVGGADTVLVYPFDVAIPGGFPGMATSFARRMARNVQLLLLEESHVGRVLDPAGGAWFVEDLTGRLAQQAWERFQAIEQRGGFIEARDYIAEQIGEIAALRSDDVAHRRTAITGVSEYPNLGEPALPQNDSLHSPLAAGKLLRYAAEFEQLRDRSDSYLERTGARPQVLLLPLGPLAEHNIRTTFAANLLASGGIEAVNPGTVDAGAVQKAVADAGSPTVAVICGTDNRYGSEAAAVVEAARRAGVSQVCLAGPQKAVADAEHQPDEFLTAKINAVQALSSLLSRLGA; translated from the coding sequence GTGTCAGTCGATGTGTCCGCCGAACCTGCCGATCTTGCGCAGGGTCGCGCCCGCTGGCGCACGGCGGTGGCCGGGGTGCTGGCCAAGAGCACACGGCGCGGCGCCGACGAATTGGGTCCCGAACCCGAGGAGATGCTGGAAACCCCGACCTACGAGGGCTTCGCGATCCGGGCGCTCTACACCGCACTCGACGAGTTGCCCGAGCCACCGCTGCCCGGTGAATGGCCGTATCTGCGTGGTGGCGACGCGCTGCGCGACGTCAAGTCCGGATGGAAGGTCGCCGAGGCGATCCCGGCCGGCAAGGTAGCCGGAGTCGCGGCCGAGGAGGTCAACGCCGCGGTTCTGGCCGGGCTCGCCGAAGGAGTCAGCGCGCTGCTGATCCGGGTGGGGGAGTCGGGCGTGGCGCCGGCGCAGTTGGCGAAGGTGCTCGAGGGCGTCTATCTGAGCATGGCCCCGGTCGTCATCGACGCCGGCGCCGATTACCGCGCGGCGTTCGACGTCCTGCGCGAGTTGGTGGCCGAGGTCGAACCCGACCAGCGGGCACTCTTGTCGATCGACCTGGGCGCTGACCCGCTGACCGCGGCCCTCAGCGACCGTCCCACCCCGTCCGTCGACGAGGTCGTCGCCGTCGCCAAGCAGGTGGCCGGCGAGCGCGGTGTGCGGGCTATCACCGTAGACGGCCCCGCCTTCCACAATCTGGGCGCCAATGCGACGTGGGAGCTGGCAGGCAGCATCGGTGCCGCGGTGTCCTACCTGCGGGTGCTCACTGAATCCGGCCTGCCGGCCGGCGACGCCTTGCGCCAGATCAGCTTCCGGTTGGCCGCCGACGACGACCAGTTCCTGACCATCGCCAAGATGCGTGCGCTGCGCCAACTCTGGGCGCGGGTCGCGGAGGTGGTCGGCGAGCCCGACGGCGGTGCGGCTGTCCTGCACGCCGAGACCTCACTGCCGATGATGACCCAGCGCGATCCGTGGGTGAACATGCTGCGCACCACGCTGGCCGCGTTCGGCGCAGGCGTAGGCGGTGCCGACACCGTGCTGGTGTACCCGTTCGATGTGGCGATACCCGGTGGATTCCCGGGCATGGCAACCAGTTTCGCGCGCCGGATGGCACGTAACGTGCAGCTTCTGCTGCTCGAGGAATCACACGTAGGCCGTGTCCTGGATCCTGCGGGCGGGGCCTGGTTCGTCGAAGACCTCACCGGGCGACTGGCGCAGCAGGCGTGGGAGCGATTCCAGGCCATCGAACAACGCGGCGGGTTTATCGAAGCCCGGGACTACATCGCCGAACAGATCGGCGAGATCGCCGCCCTGCGAAGCGACGACGTCGCGCATCGCCGGACCGCCATCACCGGTGTCAGCGAATATCCCAATCTAGGCGAACCGGCCCTGCCGCAAAACGATTCACTGCACTCGCCACTGGCGGCGGGCAAATTGCTGCGCTATGCAGCGGAGTTCGAACAGTTGAGGGACCGGTCCGACAGCTACCTCGAGCGCACCGGCGCACGGCCGCAGGTGCTGCTGTTGCCGTTGGGGCCGCTGGCCGAACACAACATTCGCACCACCTTCGCGGCAAACCTGTTGGCATCGGGCGGCATTGAAGCGGTCAACCCGGGAACTGTCGACGCGGGCGCAGTCCAGAAGGCGGTCGCCGATGCGGGATCACCGACGGTCGCGGTGATCTGCGGCACCGACAACCGCTACGGCAGCGAGGCGGCCGCGGTCGTCGAGGCGGCACGTCGCGCGGGTGTCAGCCAGGTCTGCCTGGCAGGTCCGCAGAAGGCAGTGGCGGATGCCGAACACCAGCCCGACGAGTTCCTTACTGCGAAGATCAATGCGGTGCAGGCACTGTCGAGCCTGCTGAGCCGGTTGGGGGCATAG
- the feoB gene encoding ferrous iron transporter B: MTACHDVGATPVALAGIRRVALVGSPNAGKTSVFNHLTGLRAKTGNYPGVTVGRSVGTTTVDGVPIAVEDLPGTYSLDPISPDEQVVTDLLAGKYPDIDRPDAVVLVADVTTLRRSILLIGQMLRLDLPCLLALTMGDELTVRGGRIDVDALSTALGIPVVAVVAHRGSGIDDLRARLASFDRWQRPPILPPPGQSAIDAWGQSVLDAADYVAPQPDRRTRRIDRVLLHPLWGTVIFFAVMFYFFQVLFTAAAPLRDGISRGLTWLGVQVAEHIGNPVLRGLLSQGIIGGVGTVLQFIPQIVLLFCLLAFLENVGYMSRAAFLMDRVMAKTGLEGRAFVAMLSSYACAIPGIMATRTLPSSRDRIATIVTAPLMTCSARLPVYTLLVGLLIVPQTHWWGFSAQGVTMFLLYLGGGTSALIAALIVKSTILRGDLLPFTMELPPYRLPSPKAMLAAMWNAASMFLRKAGTIILGTSLVLWALLSLPVRESQTQGMSTTDATAYVMNHSYAADLGHAVEPVFAPLGFDWRTDIALVGSLSAREVFVSTLGQVSAATDPEHPGKALATMTDEHGHRVFTAPTVIALMVYFMFALQCMSTIAVMRREINTWRWPAFAFSYMFVLAWVMAFAARSVASGLGA; encoded by the coding sequence ATGACCGCCTGCCACGACGTCGGCGCCACTCCGGTTGCCCTCGCCGGCATCCGGCGGGTGGCGTTGGTCGGTAGCCCCAATGCCGGCAAGACCAGCGTCTTCAACCATCTGACCGGCCTGCGCGCCAAGACCGGCAATTACCCGGGGGTCACCGTCGGGCGCAGCGTCGGCACCACAACCGTGGACGGTGTCCCGATCGCGGTGGAGGACCTGCCGGGCACCTACAGCCTCGACCCGATCAGCCCGGACGAGCAGGTGGTGACCGATCTGCTGGCCGGCAAGTATCCGGACATCGATCGGCCTGACGCCGTGGTGCTGGTCGCCGACGTCACCACGCTGCGTCGCTCGATTCTGCTGATCGGCCAGATGCTGCGCCTCGATCTGCCGTGTCTGCTGGCGCTGACCATGGGCGACGAACTGACCGTGCGGGGCGGGCGGATCGACGTCGATGCGTTGTCGACGGCGCTGGGCATTCCGGTGGTCGCGGTGGTTGCACATCGCGGGTCGGGGATCGACGACCTGCGCGCGCGGCTGGCGTCGTTCGACCGGTGGCAACGTCCGCCCATCCTTCCGCCACCAGGCCAAAGCGCGATCGACGCCTGGGGCCAGTCGGTGCTCGACGCTGCCGATTACGTTGCGCCGCAACCAGATCGGCGCACCCGCCGTATCGACCGGGTTTTGCTGCATCCGCTGTGGGGCACCGTCATCTTCTTCGCGGTGATGTTCTACTTCTTTCAGGTGCTGTTCACCGCCGCTGCACCGCTGCGGGACGGCATCAGCCGCGGACTGACCTGGCTGGGAGTCCAGGTCGCCGAGCACATCGGCAATCCCGTCCTCCGCGGGCTACTCAGCCAGGGCATCATCGGCGGCGTCGGCACCGTGCTGCAGTTCATTCCGCAGATCGTGTTGCTGTTCTGCCTGCTGGCGTTCCTGGAGAACGTCGGCTACATGTCGCGGGCGGCGTTCCTGATGGACCGGGTGATGGCCAAGACCGGGCTGGAGGGCCGCGCGTTCGTCGCGATGCTGTCGTCCTACGCCTGCGCGATCCCGGGCATCATGGCGACCCGCACGCTGCCGTCGTCGCGCGACCGGATCGCCACCATCGTCACGGCGCCGCTGATGACCTGCTCGGCCCGGCTGCCGGTGTATACGTTGCTGGTCGGGCTGCTGATCGTGCCGCAGACGCACTGGTGGGGGTTCAGCGCGCAGGGCGTCACGATGTTCCTGCTCTACCTCGGTGGCGGCACGTCCGCGCTGATCGCCGCGCTGATCGTGAAGTCCACCATCCTGCGGGGCGACCTGTTGCCGTTCACCATGGAACTTCCGCCCTACCGGCTGCCGTCGCCGAAGGCGATGCTGGCCGCCATGTGGAACGCGGCCAGCATGTTTCTGCGCAAAGCCGGAACCATCATCCTGGGCACGTCGCTGGTGTTGTGGGCGTTGCTCAGCCTGCCGGTGCGGGAGTCGCAGACGCAGGGGATGTCGACGACCGATGCGACGGCGTATGTGATGAACCACAGCTACGCGGCCGACCTCGGCCATGCAGTCGAGCCGGTCTTCGCGCCGCTGGGCTTCGACTGGCGCACCGACATCGCGCTGGTCGGCTCGCTGTCGGCGCGCGAGGTCTTCGTCTCGACGCTGGGCCAGGTGTCGGCGGCCACCGATCCCGAACATCCCGGCAAGGCGCTGGCCACCATGACCGACGAGCACGGGCATCGGGTGTTCACCGCCCCCACGGTGATCGCGTTGATGGTGTATTTCATGTTCGCGTTGCAGTGCATGTCGACGATCGCGGTGATGCGCCGCGAAATCAACACCTGGCGCTGGCCCGCCTTCGCGTTCAGCTACATGTTCGTCCTGGCCTGGGTGATGGCGTTCGCCGCTCGGTCGGTCGCGTCGGGTCTGGGCGCATGA
- the scpA gene encoding methylmalonyl-CoA mutase translates to MTTTTPVVGNFSDVPLHSDRDVPTPTEGAVEEHVAAAAAAHWYSPDQLVWHTPEDIDVKPVYIAADRAAVEAEGYPLNTFPGEPPFVRGPYPTMYVNQPWTIRQYAGFSTAAESNAFYRRNLAAGQKGLSVAFDLATHRGYDSDHPRVQGDVGMAGVAIDSILDMRQLFDGIDLSTVSVSMTMNGAVLPILALYVVAAEEQGVPPEKLAGTIQNDILKEFMVRNTYIYPPKPSMRIISDIFAYTSAKMPKFNSISISGYHIQEAGATADLELAYTLADGVDYIKAGLAAELDIDKFAPRLSFFWGIGMNFFMEVAKLRAGRLLWSELVAQFDPKSAKSLSLRTHSQTSGWSLTAQDAFNNVARTCIEAMAATQGHTQSLHTNALDEALALPTDFSARIARNTQLLLQQESGTTRPIDPWAGSYYVEWLTYQLAQRARAHIAEVAEHGGMAQAISDGIPKLRIEEAAARTQARIDSGIQPVIGINKYQVEEDQEVEVLKVENSRVRAEQLAKLKQLRADRDQAVCDAALAELSRAAAAEGRAGDDGLGNNLLALAIDAARAKATVGEISDALEKVYGRHQAEIRTIAGVYRDEAGKAENLAEATDLVEKFAEAEGRRPRILVAKMGQDGHDRGQKVIATAFADIGFDVDVGSLFSTPDEVARQAADNDVHVVGVSSLAAGHLTLVPALRDALAEVGRPDIMIVVGGVIPPGDFDELYAAGATAIFPPGTVIADAAIDLLKKLAERLGHTL, encoded by the coding sequence ATGACGACCACGACGCCCGTTGTCGGCAACTTCTCCGATGTCCCGCTGCACAGCGACCGCGACGTGCCGACGCCGACGGAGGGCGCAGTCGAGGAGCACGTGGCGGCGGCGGCTGCCGCGCACTGGTATTCGCCCGACCAGTTGGTTTGGCACACACCGGAAGACATCGACGTCAAACCGGTGTACATCGCCGCCGACCGCGCCGCCGTCGAGGCCGAAGGCTACCCGCTGAACACCTTCCCGGGCGAGCCGCCTTTCGTGCGTGGCCCCTACCCGACGATGTACGTCAATCAGCCCTGGACGATCCGCCAATACGCGGGGTTCTCCACCGCCGCGGAGTCCAATGCGTTCTACCGCCGCAACCTGGCCGCCGGGCAGAAGGGCCTGTCGGTGGCGTTCGACCTCGCCACCCACCGCGGCTACGACTCAGACCATCCGCGCGTCCAGGGTGACGTCGGAATGGCCGGCGTGGCAATTGATTCCATCTTGGACATGCGGCAGCTGTTCGACGGCATCGATTTGTCGACAGTGTCGGTCTCGATGACGATGAACGGCGCCGTGCTGCCGATCCTCGCGCTCTACGTCGTGGCGGCCGAGGAGCAGGGGGTGCCGCCGGAGAAGCTGGCCGGGACCATCCAGAACGACATCCTCAAAGAGTTCATGGTGCGCAACACCTACATCTATCCGCCCAAGCCGTCGATGCGCATCATCTCCGATATCTTCGCCTACACCAGCGCGAAAATGCCGAAGTTCAACTCGATCTCGATCTCGGGCTACCACATCCAAGAGGCCGGGGCGACAGCGGATCTGGAGCTGGCCTACACGCTCGCCGACGGTGTCGACTACATCAAGGCCGGTCTGGCCGCCGAGTTGGACATCGACAAGTTCGCACCACGGTTGTCGTTCTTCTGGGGCATCGGCATGAACTTCTTCATGGAAGTGGCCAAGCTGCGAGCTGGTCGGCTGCTGTGGAGTGAGCTGGTCGCGCAGTTCGACCCGAAGAGCGCCAAATCGCTGTCACTGCGCACACATTCGCAGACCTCGGGCTGGTCGCTGACCGCCCAGGACGCCTTCAACAATGTCGCGCGCACCTGCATCGAGGCGATGGCCGCAACCCAGGGTCACACCCAGTCGCTGCACACCAACGCCCTCGACGAGGCGCTGGCGCTGCCCACCGACTTCTCGGCTCGCATCGCCCGCAACACGCAGTTGCTGCTCCAGCAGGAGTCGGGCACCACCAGGCCGATCGACCCCTGGGCGGGCTCGTATTACGTGGAATGGCTGACCTATCAGCTCGCGCAGCGGGCGCGTGCCCACATCGCCGAGGTCGCCGAGCACGGTGGCATGGCGCAGGCGATCAGCGACGGAATTCCGAAGCTGCGCATCGAAGAAGCCGCCGCGCGCACGCAGGCCCGTATCGACTCGGGCATCCAACCGGTGATCGGGATCAACAAGTATCAGGTCGAAGAAGATCAAGAGGTCGAGGTCCTCAAGGTCGAGAACAGCCGGGTGCGCGCCGAACAGCTGGCCAAACTCAAGCAGCTGCGGGCGGATCGGGATCAGGCCGTGTGCGACGCCGCTTTGGCCGAGCTCTCCCGGGCGGCCGCGGCCGAGGGCAGAGCGGGCGACGACGGGCTGGGCAACAACCTGCTGGCGCTGGCCATCGACGCGGCACGGGCCAAAGCCACCGTCGGTGAAATCTCCGATGCGCTGGAGAAGGTGTACGGCCGCCACCAGGCGGAGATCCGTACCATCGCGGGGGTCTACCGCGACGAAGCTGGAAAGGCCGAGAACTTGGCTGAAGCCACCGATCTCGTCGAGAAGTTCGCCGAGGCCGAGGGCCGGCGTCCGCGGATCCTGGTCGCCAAGATGGGCCAGGACGGCCACGACCGCGGACAGAAGGTGATCGCAACGGCGTTCGCCGACATCGGATTCGACGTCGACGTCGGCTCGCTGTTCTCCACCCCGGACGAGGTGGCCCGTCAGGCCGCCGACAACGACGTGCACGTCGTCGGGGTCTCGTCACTGGCGGCAGGCCACCTGACGCTGGTGCCGGCACTGCGGGATGCGCTGGCCGAGGTGGGTCGGCCCGACATCATGATCGTCGTCGGCGGGGTCATCCCGCCGGGTGACTTCGACGAGCTGTACGCCGCCGGGGCGACCGCGATCTTCCCGCCCGGCACGGTGATCGCCGACGCCGCCATCGATCTGCTGAAGAAACTGGCCGAACGCCTCGGGCACACCCTCTAG
- the meaB gene encoding methylmalonyl Co-A mutase-associated GTPase MeaB: MATENGDGTDELAAAVRGGDRAALPRAITLVESTRADHRDRAQQLLLALMPAAGSALHVGITGVPGVGKSTAIEALGMYLIERGHRVAVLAVDPSSTRTGGSILGDKTRMPRLAVHPDAYVRPSPTSGTLGGVAKATRETIVLLEAAGFDVILVETVGVGQSEVAVANMVDTFVLLTLARTGDQLQGIKKGVLELADIVVVNKADGDHLQEARKAARELSGAIRLIHPRETLWRPPVLTMSALEGSGLSELWETIERHRDVLTESGDFEARRRAQQVDWTWQMVRDTVLDRVLSNPAVRKGRADVERQVLTGELTPALAAQQILRLASITDG; the protein is encoded by the coding sequence ATGGCAACCGAAAACGGCGACGGCACAGACGAACTCGCCGCAGCGGTGCGTGGTGGTGACCGCGCTGCGCTGCCCCGGGCGATCACGCTGGTCGAGTCCACCCGCGCCGACCACCGCGACCGGGCGCAGCAGTTGCTGTTGGCGCTGATGCCGGCCGCGGGCAGCGCTCTGCACGTCGGCATCACCGGGGTGCCCGGCGTCGGCAAGTCCACGGCCATCGAGGCGCTCGGCATGTACTTGATCGAGCGTGGCCATCGGGTCGCGGTGCTCGCCGTCGATCCGTCTTCCACCCGCACCGGCGGATCGATTCTCGGCGACAAGACCCGGATGCCGCGGCTGGCAGTGCATCCGGACGCCTACGTCCGCCCGTCGCCGACATCGGGCACGCTCGGTGGCGTGGCCAAAGCCACCCGCGAAACCATCGTGCTGTTGGAGGCCGCCGGTTTCGACGTGATCCTGGTCGAGACGGTCGGCGTCGGACAGTCCGAGGTCGCGGTGGCCAACATGGTCGACACCTTCGTCCTCCTGACGTTGGCGCGCACCGGCGATCAGCTGCAGGGCATCAAGAAAGGCGTGCTGGAGCTGGCCGACATCGTCGTCGTGAACAAGGCCGACGGCGACCACCTGCAGGAGGCGCGTAAGGCCGCCCGCGAGCTGTCCGGGGCGATCCGCCTCATTCATCCGCGCGAAACCCTCTGGCGTCCACCGGTTCTGACCATGAGCGCGTTGGAAGGCTCCGGCCTGAGTGAGCTCTGGGAGACCATCGAACGGCATCGCGATGTATTGACCGAGTCGGGAGACTTCGAGGCACGCCGGCGAGCCCAGCAAGTCGACTGGACCTGGCAGATGGTCCGGGACACGGTGCTGGACCGGGTGCTGTCCAACCCGGCGGTGCGCAAAGGTCGCGCTGACGTCGAGCGGCAGGTTCTTACTGGGGAATTAACCCCCGCTCTGGCGGCTCAGCAAATACTGAGGCTCGCCTCAATAACGGATGGGTAA
- a CDS encoding NifU family protein, whose amino-acid sequence MIPIHATATANPQQLRWVVAADRLPARGTVRAAPGRLGALLRDGVITEIEVRANDLLISLRTDSSWRELGDDIHDALCDALREPAGWLTDTALDDTGRLAALAAELLAGPIGALAESHGGSIELVSVNGDAVNVRLTGACHGCPSAAATLHDKLQRELRRRSGRKVTVCTENDSVALPLGRRLLSLIVR is encoded by the coding sequence ATGATCCCGATCCACGCCACCGCCACCGCGAACCCGCAGCAGCTGCGCTGGGTGGTGGCAGCCGACCGGTTGCCCGCCCGCGGCACGGTGCGGGCGGCGCCCGGCCGGCTCGGCGCGCTGCTGCGCGACGGGGTGATCACCGAAATCGAGGTCCGGGCAAACGATCTGCTGATCTCGTTGCGCACCGACAGCAGTTGGCGCGAGCTCGGCGACGACATCCACGACGCGCTCTGCGACGCGCTGCGGGAACCGGCCGGCTGGCTCACGGACACCGCGCTCGACGACACCGGTCGGCTGGCCGCGCTGGCCGCCGAGTTACTCGCCGGCCCGATCGGCGCGCTGGCCGAATCCCACGGCGGGTCGATCGAACTGGTGTCGGTGAACGGTGACGCCGTGAATGTCCGATTGACCGGCGCGTGTCACGGCTGCCCGTCGGCCGCAGCGACCCTGCATGACAAGCTGCAACGCGAGCTACGCCGACGGTCGGGTCGCAAGGTGACGGTGTGCACTGAAAACGATTCCGTGGCACTGCCATTGGGCAGGAGGCTGCTGTCGTTGATCGTCCGCTGA
- a CDS encoding MFS transporter gives MTRQSIKGASIGNFMEWYDFGVYGYIATTIAQVFYPGDSVSAVHLIATFSTLAAAFVVRPLGGLIFGPLGDRVGRKRVLVITIVLMTIGTTGTGLLPGYSAIGVWAPILLVVARVFQGLSTGGEYVGAMTYVVEQAPDRKRGMIVGFLPLGNLGGFIAAGLLVTALQTWLPNHDWLGWGWRVPLLLSAPLGVVAVYMRMRLEESPAYREAQQNAEAAGEEPPSYRRMIAEQWKPMLICAALVYTSNAADYMLTGYLPTYLKIVVHVGHSAGLAMITGTLTVLAILLVFVAALSDRIGVKPIMWTGCGLLVVASIPAFLLIRHGGGYALIFAGVLLIGLMELCFDSTSPATMPALFPTNVRYGALAIAYNISISALGGTSPLIAQALVSGTGNAMAPAYMLIVAGLVGAVTLLFTPEVAGKRLPGSPPTVETEQEARELVEGVD, from the coding sequence ATGACCAGGCAGTCCATCAAGGGCGCATCCATCGGCAACTTCATGGAGTGGTACGACTTCGGCGTCTACGGCTACATCGCCACCACGATCGCCCAGGTGTTCTACCCCGGGGACAGTGTCAGCGCGGTCCACTTGATCGCCACCTTCAGCACGCTGGCCGCGGCGTTTGTGGTGCGTCCGCTGGGCGGGTTGATCTTCGGCCCGCTCGGTGACCGCGTCGGGCGCAAACGGGTGCTGGTGATCACGATCGTGCTGATGACGATCGGCACCACCGGGACAGGGCTGCTGCCGGGCTACAGCGCCATCGGTGTCTGGGCGCCGATCCTGCTGGTCGTGGCACGGGTCTTCCAGGGTCTGTCCACGGGCGGTGAATACGTCGGCGCGATGACCTATGTCGTTGAGCAGGCTCCTGACCGCAAGCGCGGGATGATTGTCGGCTTTCTGCCGCTGGGCAACCTCGGCGGATTCATCGCCGCGGGCTTGCTGGTCACCGCGCTGCAGACGTGGCTGCCCAATCACGACTGGCTCGGCTGGGGGTGGCGGGTGCCGCTGCTGTTGAGCGCGCCGCTGGGCGTCGTCGCGGTGTACATGCGGATGCGCCTCGAGGAGTCGCCCGCCTACCGGGAAGCGCAGCAGAACGCCGAAGCCGCCGGCGAGGAGCCACCGAGCTACCGCCGCATGATCGCCGAGCAGTGGAAACCCATGCTGATCTGCGCGGCTCTGGTCTACACGTCGAATGCCGCCGACTACATGCTCACCGGCTATCTGCCGACGTATCTCAAGATCGTCGTGCACGTCGGCCACTCGGCCGGGCTGGCGATGATCACCGGGACGCTGACCGTCCTTGCCATCCTGCTGGTGTTCGTCGCGGCGTTGTCCGACCGCATCGGCGTCAAACCGATCATGTGGACCGGGTGTGGGCTGCTGGTGGTGGCGTCGATCCCGGCTTTCCTGCTCATCCGCCACGGCGGCGGCTACGCGCTGATCTTCGCCGGCGTGCTGCTGATCGGGCTAATGGAGCTGTGTTTCGACAGCACATCGCCCGCGACGATGCCGGCGCTGTTTCCCACCAACGTCCGCTACGGGGCGCTGGCGATCGCCTACAACATCTCGATCTCCGCGCTCGGTGGTACCAGCCCGTTGATCGCCCAGGCGCTGGTGTCCGGCACCGGCAACGCCATGGCGCCGGCCTACATGCTGATCGTCGCGGGGCTGGTGGGCGCCGTCACGCTGCTGTTCACGCCCGAAGTCGCAGGCAAGCGACTACCGGGTTCACCACCAACCGTCGAAACCGAACAAGAGGCCCGTGAGCTGGTAGAAGGCGTCGACTGA
- a CDS encoding TVP38/TMEM64 family protein, which translates to MTRSIADTLRPLGSAIVATLRQVSTLRLVSTGAVVAGLVAVALLVRLPSAVQLRDWSMSMGPWLPLAFLGAHIVVTVLPFPRTAFTLAAGLLFGPLLGVTLAVVASTTSAVLALLLVRAAGWQLSRLVRHQAVDALDSRLRDRGWVAVMSLRLIPAVPFAPLNYAVGASAVRVLPYTLATIAGLLPGTAAVVILGDALTGHVSPLLVLISLCTGLIGVALLAFEIRQHRRHHSKSDIDDDTHAVSSASGA; encoded by the coding sequence GTGACACGCTCGATCGCCGACACGTTGCGACCGTTGGGCTCCGCGATTGTCGCCACACTGCGGCAGGTGTCCACGCTGCGATTGGTGTCGACGGGCGCGGTGGTGGCCGGCCTGGTCGCGGTTGCACTACTGGTCCGACTGCCCTCGGCGGTGCAATTGCGTGACTGGTCGATGTCGATGGGCCCGTGGTTACCGCTGGCATTCCTGGGCGCTCACATCGTGGTGACGGTGTTGCCGTTTCCGCGGACCGCGTTCACCCTCGCCGCCGGGCTGTTGTTCGGGCCGCTGCTCGGTGTGACGCTGGCGGTGGTCGCCAGCACCACCAGCGCGGTGCTCGCACTGCTGCTGGTCCGGGCGGCGGGCTGGCAACTTAGCAGGTTGGTCCGCCATCAGGCCGTCGATGCGCTCGACAGCCGACTGCGTGACCGCGGCTGGGTTGCGGTGATGTCGCTGCGACTGATCCCGGCCGTGCCGTTCGCCCCGCTGAACTACGCCGTGGGGGCGTCGGCGGTGCGGGTGCTGCCCTACACGCTGGCCACGATCGCGGGTCTGCTTCCCGGGACAGCAGCCGTGGTGATCCTGGGTGACGCGCTCACCGGTCACGTCAGCCCCCTGCTGGTGCTGATCTCGCTGTGTACCGGCTTGATCGGAGTTGCGTTGCTGGCGTTCGAGATTCGTCAACATCGACGGCATCACTCGAAGTCGGACATCGACGACGACACGCATGCGGTGTCAAGCGCTTCGGGAGCGTGA